The Pseudosulfitobacter pseudonitzschiae genome includes a region encoding these proteins:
- the addB gene encoding double-strand break repair protein AddB: MFEPSDTPRLFGLPPGVDFPAALIDGLRARLPDKDPTAIARVDLIVNTTRMQRRLRALFDLGPAGLLPRVHLVTGLDGLLSGPVPPPAVPPLRRRLELIQLVAGLLDRQTDLAPRASLFDLSDSLAALLDEIQGEGVPIEAVTELDVSDQSGHWERAKTFIRIAETYLGPRTDQMDGQARHRAVVTALIEQWEHEPPQHPVIVAGSTGSRGTVQMLMQAVARLPQGAVVLPGFDFDMPPEVWSNLSDGLLAEDHPQYRFQSIARALDMHATQVAEWTSTAPPDPVRNKLVSLALRPAPVTDAWLIEGPKLDGLATALDGVTMVNAETPRAEALAIAMRLRLAAERGETAALITPDRMLGRQVTAALDRWDILPDDSAGVPLHLSPPGRLLRHTASLLRDTLDAEALLTLLKHPLVHSTATRNRHQLNTQRLELQIRKEGLPYPTPDTLVATAGRAVNDADEVARITAWAAWLAETICHRDVSDEHELSDWVAVHRSLTEALAGGQEAEDSGGLWDKSAGGEARRIMDALADEADLGGSMSAADYADLVGALLAGGEVRDRDAPFAGVMIWGTLEARVQGADLVILGGMNDGTWPEAPAPDPWLNRVMRHKAGLLLPERRIGLAAHDFQQAVAAPEVWITRAVRSDDAETIPSRWINRMQNLLQGLPSTGGPEALKAAQERGDAWLAKARALEKATEVSPAYRPSPRPPVAARPRTLYVTDIQRLIRDPYAVYAKHCLRLRPLNPLVQDADARLRGVVLHEIMERFLPMTLDDPTTLTAAHLIQTADAVLAEVVPWPTFRTLWQARIARVADWFVMQEQARRKTATPLALERDAMGALTLEDIGMTVACRADRIDETADGSAILYDYKTGSAPKPAVQKHFDKQLLIEAAILEEGGFKSVGMRPVLSAVYIGLGSIPEEVAAPLLDEPPEKTLEDLRVLLMAYLDPEKGFTARRAPRSEVDEEDYDQLARYGEWDTGTKATPEDVT; this comes from the coding sequence ATGTTTGAACCCTCGGACACCCCGCGCCTGTTCGGTTTGCCACCCGGCGTGGATTTCCCGGCAGCGCTGATCGACGGGCTGCGCGCACGGCTTCCCGACAAAGACCCCACGGCGATTGCGCGCGTTGATCTGATCGTGAACACCACGCGGATGCAGCGCCGGTTGCGCGCACTGTTTGATCTTGGCCCCGCCGGCTTGTTGCCGCGCGTGCATTTGGTGACAGGTCTTGATGGGTTGCTGAGCGGTCCGGTGCCGCCCCCGGCCGTGCCACCGTTGCGCAGGCGGCTGGAGCTGATCCAGCTGGTCGCGGGTCTGCTCGACCGCCAGACCGACTTGGCACCGCGCGCATCGCTGTTCGATCTGTCCGACAGTCTGGCCGCGTTGCTGGACGAGATTCAAGGCGAGGGCGTGCCGATCGAGGCAGTGACCGAGCTTGATGTCTCTGATCAATCGGGGCATTGGGAGCGCGCCAAGACGTTCATCCGCATCGCCGAAACCTATCTGGGGCCGCGCACCGACCAAATGGACGGACAGGCGCGGCACCGTGCAGTTGTCACTGCACTGATCGAACAATGGGAGCATGAACCGCCGCAACATCCGGTGATCGTCGCCGGTTCGACCGGATCGCGCGGCACTGTGCAAATGCTGATGCAGGCGGTGGCAAGATTGCCACAAGGTGCAGTTGTATTGCCCGGCTTCGATTTCGACATGCCGCCCGAGGTTTGGTCGAACCTGTCCGACGGGCTTCTGGCCGAAGATCACCCTCAATACCGTTTTCAAAGCATCGCGCGCGCCTTGGACATGCACGCGACGCAAGTGGCGGAATGGACCTCCACCGCGCCGCCGGACCCCGTGCGCAACAAACTGGTGTCGCTGGCGCTGCGCCCTGCGCCCGTAACCGATGCATGGCTGATCGAAGGGCCCAAGCTGGACGGGCTGGCCACTGCGCTGGACGGCGTGACGATGGTCAATGCCGAAACCCCGCGCGCCGAGGCGCTGGCGATTGCCATGCGCCTGCGTCTGGCCGCCGAGCGGGGCGAGACGGCGGCATTGATCACCCCGGACAGGATGTTGGGGCGTCAGGTTACGGCAGCGCTGGACCGTTGGGATATTCTGCCCGATGACAGCGCGGGCGTGCCGCTGCATCTGTCTCCTCCGGGGCGGCTGTTGCGGCACACTGCATCTCTTCTGCGCGATACGTTGGACGCCGAGGCCTTGCTGACCTTGCTGAAACACCCGTTGGTGCACAGCACTGCCACGCGCAACCGTCACCAGTTGAACACCCAGCGGCTGGAATTGCAGATCCGCAAAGAGGGACTGCCCTATCCGACACCCGATACGCTGGTGGCAACGGCAGGACGTGCGGTCAACGACGCTGACGAAGTCGCACGGATCACCGCCTGGGCTGCATGGCTGGCGGAAACGATCTGCCACAGGGATGTTAGCGACGAACACGAATTGTCGGATTGGGTCGCCGTGCACCGCAGCCTGACCGAAGCGCTGGCGGGAGGCCAAGAGGCCGAAGACAGTGGCGGGCTGTGGGACAAATCCGCAGGCGGCGAAGCACGGCGGATCATGGATGCGCTGGCAGACGAAGCGGACCTGGGCGGCTCGATGTCAGCGGCGGATTATGCCGATCTGGTCGGTGCGCTGTTGGCGGGGGGCGAGGTGCGCGACCGCGATGCGCCTTTTGCCGGTGTGATGATCTGGGGGACACTTGAGGCGCGCGTTCAGGGGGCCGATCTGGTCATTCTGGGCGGCATGAACGACGGTACATGGCCCGAAGCGCCCGCGCCCGACCCGTGGCTGAACCGTGTGATGCGGCACAAGGCGGGGCTGCTTTTGCCCGAACGCCGTATCGGTCTGGCGGCGCATGACTTTCAACAGGCGGTAGCGGCGCCCGAGGTCTGGATCACCCGCGCGGTCCGCTCGGATGACGCCGAAACCATCCCGTCGCGGTGGATCAACCGGATGCAGAACCTGTTGCAGGGTCTGCCATCCACCGGTGGCCCGGAGGCGTTGAAAGCAGCGCAAGAACGCGGTGATGCGTGGCTGGCAAAAGCACGTGCGCTGGAGAAAGCTACTGAGGTTTCCCCGGCCTACCGCCCGTCGCCGCGCCCCCCTGTCGCTGCGCGCCCTCGGACGCTGTATGTCACCGATATTCAGCGGCTGATCCGCGACCCCTATGCCGTTTACGCCAAGCATTGCTTGCGCCTGCGCCCACTGAACCCACTGGTGCAAGACGCCGATGCACGGCTTCGCGGCGTCGTGCTGCATGAGATCATGGAGCGTTTCCTGCCGATGACGCTGGACGATCCGACCACGTTGACCGCCGCGCATCTGATACAAACCGCCGATGCGGTTCTGGCCGAGGTGGTGCCGTGGCCCACCTTCCGCACGCTTTGGCAGGCGCGGATCGCGCGCGTTGCGGACTGGTTCGTGATGCAGGAACAGGCGCGCCGCAAGACCGCCACGCCGCTGGCGCTGGAAAGGGACGCCATGGGCGCGCTGACGCTTGAGGATATTGGCATGACCGTCGCCTGCCGTGCCGACCGGATCGACGAAACCGCGGACGGGTCTGCGATCCTTTACGATTACAAAACCGGATCAGCCCCCAAACCCGCTGTGCAAAAGCATTTCGACAAGCAACTGCTGATCGAGGCGGCAATTCTGGAGGAAGGCGGGTTCAAATCCGTCGGCATGCGTCCAGTGCTCAGCGCCGTCTATATCGGACTGGGATCGATCCCCGAAGAGGTCGCGGCCCCGCTGCTGGACGAACCACCGGAAAAGACGCTTGAGGATTT
- a CDS encoding nucleotidyltransferase family protein → MRETAVMIFAAGFGTRMRHLTQDRPKPMVAVAGRPLIDHALEMVRTVSPDRIVANLHYLPQVLETHLAGTGVQTVTETGAILETGGGLRNALPLLGDGPVFTVNPDAIWTGANPLQALRAAWNPAQMDALLMCVPVAQTVGYAGQGDFNVGRDGRLQRGQGAVYGGVQIIKTNRLSEIVQTSFSLNLLWDMMLQDDRLFGVEHTGRWCDVGHPEGIEMAEKMIVADV, encoded by the coding sequence ATGCGCGAAACAGCGGTAATGATCTTTGCGGCGGGGTTTGGCACGCGGATGCGACACCTGACCCAAGACCGCCCCAAGCCGATGGTGGCTGTGGCCGGGCGACCCTTGATCGACCACGCGCTTGAGATGGTGCGGACCGTGTCGCCCGACCGGATTGTCGCCAACCTGCATTATTTGCCGCAAGTTCTGGAAACGCATCTGGCAGGCACCGGAGTGCAAACCGTAACCGAGACAGGCGCGATCTTGGAGACCGGTGGCGGGCTAAGAAACGCCCTGCCTCTGCTGGGGGACGGGCCGGTGTTCACTGTGAACCCCGATGCGATCTGGACCGGCGCCAATCCGTTGCAAGCACTGCGCGCGGCATGGAATCCGGCGCAAATGGACGCTTTACTGATGTGCGTGCCTGTGGCGCAAACCGTGGGCTATGCGGGGCAGGGTGATTTTAACGTAGGTCGTGACGGACGACTGCAACGGGGACAGGGTGCGGTTTATGGCGGCGTGCAGATCATAAAAACCAACCGTCTGTCCGAAATTGTCCAGACCAGTTTCTCCCTGAACCTGCTGTGGGACATGATGCTGCAAGACGACCGCCTGTTCGGCGTAGAGCATACAGGCCGTTGGTGCGACGTGGGCCACCCCGAGGGTATTGAGATGGCCGAAAAAATGATCGTTGCCGATGTTTGA
- a CDS encoding aminoglycoside phosphotransferase family protein — translation MTDRATRMAHFITTAGWQDATRTTVAGDASNRRYDRLTISAGNTAILMDAPPEKGEDVRPFVHIATFLRAQGLSAPAILAQDDTHGFLLLEDLGDDLFARVLTREPALELPLYQAATDVLVALHRATPPALAAYDADTMTPLAALAFDWYQAGATGAVNTQEKARFSTAFHAALAPLDATAPVLIQRDYHAENLLWLPDRDGFARVGLLDFQDAMAGHPAYDLVSILQDARRDVPASIETQMIERYTTVTTQDATGFARAYALLGLQRNLRILGVFARLSIRDGKAHYVDLIPRVWGHIQTNLKHPDAAPLADLLTGLPVPDVQTLNRIKSRCAKQR, via the coding sequence ATGACCGACCGCGCAACCCGAATGGCACACTTCATCACCACCGCTGGCTGGCAGGACGCCACCCGCACCACGGTTGCAGGAGATGCGTCTAACAGACGGTATGACCGGCTGACGATCTCCGCCGGCAACACTGCCATTTTGATGGACGCACCGCCCGAAAAGGGCGAAGACGTGCGTCCTTTTGTGCATATCGCTACGTTTCTGCGGGCACAGGGCCTGAGCGCACCTGCCATTCTGGCACAGGACGACACACACGGGTTTCTGCTGCTGGAGGATCTCGGCGATGATCTGTTTGCCCGCGTTCTGACACGCGAGCCTGCGTTGGAACTGCCACTCTATCAGGCCGCTACCGACGTTTTGGTCGCGCTTCACCGTGCCACGCCACCTGCGCTGGCTGCTTATGACGCCGACACCATGACCCCGCTCGCTGCGCTGGCCTTTGACTGGTATCAGGCGGGTGCGACGGGTGCGGTAAATACCCAAGAAAAGGCGCGATTCAGCACGGCCTTTCACGCAGCGCTTGCTCCGCTGGACGCCACTGCGCCAGTATTGATCCAGCGCGACTATCACGCCGAAAACCTGCTGTGGCTGCCCGACCGAGATGGCTTCGCCCGTGTCGGCCTGCTGGATTTTCAGGATGCGATGGCGGGGCATCCCGCCTATGATCTGGTGTCGATCCTGCAAGACGCGCGGCGCGATGTACCTGCCAGCATCGAGACGCAGATGATCGAACGCTATACCACCGTCACCACGCAGGACGCGACCGGATTTGCACGTGCCTATGCCCTGCTGGGCCTGCAACGCAATCTACGCATTCTAGGCGTTTTTGCCCGCCTGTCCATCCGTGACGGTAAGGCGCACTATGTCGATCTGATCCCGCGGGTGTGGGGCCATATCCAGACCAATCTGAAACACCCAGACGCCGCACCACTGGCCGATCTGCTGACCGGACTGCCCGTACCCGATGTCCAAACCCTGAACCGGATAAAAAGCCGATGCGCGAAACAGCGGTAA
- the tsaE gene encoding tRNA (adenosine(37)-N6)-threonylcarbamoyltransferase complex ATPase subunit type 1 TsaE: protein MAADHFETLFPTPEATATFGAALGVRLLPGDVILLDGPVGAGKTHLARALIRAILLSDEDVPSPTFTLVQTYDTQNGALWHSDLYRLTSTFEVEELGLIDAFEDAICLIEWPDRLGELTPESALHLTLAPAPDEGARVVHATWSDPKWRDRLAGLQT from the coding sequence ATGGCGGCAGACCACTTTGAAACCCTTTTCCCGACTCCAGAAGCAACCGCCACATTTGGCGCGGCGCTGGGCGTGCGCCTGTTGCCCGGCGACGTGATCCTGCTGGATGGGCCAGTGGGCGCGGGCAAGACCCATCTGGCGCGTGCCCTGATCCGTGCGATCCTGTTGTCGGACGAAGATGTGCCGTCACCCACATTCACGCTGGTCCAGACCTATGACACGCAAAACGGGGCACTGTGGCATAGCGATCTGTACCGGTTGACCTCAACATTCGAAGTCGAGGAACTAGGCCTGATTGATGCCTTCGAAGATGCGATCTGCCTGATCGAATGGCCCGACCGTCTGGGCGAATTGACCCCTGAATCTGCCCTGCATCTCACGCTGGCCCCCGCGCCGGATGAGGGGGCACGCGTGGTGCACGCCACATGGAGCGATCCAAAGTGGCGAGACCGATTGGCAGGACTGCAAACATGA
- a CDS encoding PAS-domain containing protein, whose amino-acid sequence MPLIDIITLVLVSCFSAAAVLGLCCWFGFGRKIEGAGDASDIKVLFEGDLATHASPAALVAFNSTLDDLTWDSAQAQLRYRFQNLPPDPAVLDDGVQHMQALMPGDGAVLTVEKRRDLIEMSLSGDRNESVGYHAQLKLLQAKIDTLERSSVSAPYPMWQKNQQGHITWKNAAYDELAQSVGQGDADIALFDDVLGSAATPIHRRAAITTHPDGKTRWFDASQQDVDGVIVAHAVNIDAVIDAEVAQRNFVQTLAKTFAQLSIGLAIFDRKGQLALFNPALVDLTRLPAEFLSTQPYLLSFFDHLRENRMMPEPKNYGSWRQDIAELIKAASDGRYLEIWTLESGQTYRVSGKPHPDRAVAFLIEDISAEIALTRNFRAELEMGQSMMDALSVGLAVFTPAGVLTLCNCVYSQMWGFDPDRSFADITINDSVQVWRAKCVPTTAWDEIRDFVKSTGPRTEWQVDLETTDSVDIQCTITPLTGGATMLKFRVLGDRMPNQPDHLTIAQTG is encoded by the coding sequence ATGCCGCTGATCGACATCATCACACTTGTCCTTGTTTCCTGCTTTTCGGCGGCTGCCGTTCTTGGGTTGTGTTGCTGGTTTGGGTTTGGCCGCAAGATTGAGGGCGCAGGGGATGCGAGCGATATCAAGGTTTTATTCGAAGGTGACCTTGCAACCCATGCCAGCCCTGCGGCCCTTGTTGCGTTTAACAGCACATTGGACGATCTGACGTGGGACAGTGCGCAAGCCCAATTGCGGTACCGGTTTCAGAACCTCCCTCCAGATCCCGCAGTTCTGGATGACGGGGTGCAACATATGCAGGCCCTGATGCCGGGAGATGGCGCGGTTTTGACCGTGGAAAAACGCCGTGACCTGATCGAGATGAGCCTGTCCGGTGACCGGAATGAAAGCGTGGGCTACCACGCTCAACTGAAATTGTTGCAGGCTAAAATTGACACGCTTGAACGCTCCAGCGTCTCTGCACCCTATCCGATGTGGCAAAAGAACCAGCAGGGCCACATCACCTGGAAAAACGCAGCCTATGACGAACTGGCGCAAAGTGTTGGACAGGGCGACGCCGATATCGCGCTGTTTGACGATGTTTTGGGGTCTGCTGCCACGCCGATCCACCGACGTGCCGCGATAACGACCCACCCGGACGGAAAAACACGCTGGTTCGATGCATCGCAACAAGATGTGGATGGCGTCATCGTGGCCCATGCCGTCAACATCGACGCGGTTATCGACGCCGAGGTGGCCCAGCGCAATTTTGTACAAACTCTGGCTAAAACCTTTGCGCAATTGTCCATCGGTCTGGCCATTTTCGACCGTAAGGGACAGCTTGCCCTATTCAATCCGGCACTGGTCGACCTGACACGCCTGCCCGCCGAGTTTCTCAGCACGCAGCCTTATCTTTTGTCTTTCTTTGACCATCTGCGCGAAAACCGGATGATGCCAGAGCCGAAAAATTACGGGTCGTGGCGGCAGGACATCGCAGAGTTGATCAAGGCCGCCTCAGATGGCCGGTATTTGGAGATATGGACGCTGGAATCGGGCCAGACCTACCGCGTCAGTGGTAAACCGCATCCCGACCGCGCTGTGGCCTTTCTGATCGAAGACATCAGCGCCGAAATCGCTTTGACCCGTAACTTTCGTGCCGAACTGGAGATGGGCCAGTCGATGATGGATGCACTGTCAGTTGGGTTGGCGGTGTTTACGCCGGCGGGCGTTCTGACACTGTGCAACTGCGTCTATTCGCAGATGTGGGGCTTTGATCCCGATCGCAGTTTTGCCGACATTACGATTAATGATTCCGTTCAGGTCTGGCGTGCGAAATGCGTGCCCACCACTGCTTGGGACGAAATCCGCGATTTTGTGAAATCAACAGGTCCGCGTACAGAATGGCAGGTTGATCTTGAAACGACCGATAGCGTTGACATCCAGTGCACCATCACGCCCCTGACCGGCGGAGCTACGATGCTAAAGTTTCGTGTACTCGGGGACCGGATGCCAAACCAGCCCGACCACCTGACGATCGCGCAGACAGGCTGA
- the regB gene encoding sensor histidine kinase RegB codes for MAQPDLDQMARTQRSSWIRLRTLILLRWVAIIGQLTAITVAQRLYGLQLELGLCYLVIGVSVIGNLIAIFVFPENKRLSEVENLMMVMFDLLQLAVLLFLTGGLHNPFALLMLGPVTTSAAVLTARSAIMTGGTAIVLVTILSQYHFPLLTDQGAILRIPDIFVFGQWTALVIAIIFIGAYSRRVTSEMDSMSDALSATQMALAREQKLTDLAGVVAAAAHELGTPLATIKLASAELIEELEDPELREDAMLIRDQADRCRDILRDMGHAGKDDLHLRQAPLMSVISEAAEPHSHRGKHIHYTHDPDAGDEIDQPSILRKPEIIHGLRNLIQNAVDFAAANVWIEAHWTDSTITLRIMDDGPGYPPQMLGRIGDPFVKRRRSVADRQTRPAYDGMGLGLFIAKTLLERSGAELNFENGSDPYTAQRQIRQTQLGAIVEVVWKRNLIEAPAAKLGPNIRFSV; via the coding sequence ATGGCCCAACCTGATCTTGACCAGATGGCACGCACCCAGCGTTCAAGCTGGATACGCTTGCGGACGTTGATATTGCTGCGCTGGGTGGCGATCATCGGGCAGCTGACAGCCATCACCGTGGCGCAGCGGCTTTATGGCCTGCAACTTGAACTGGGGCTGTGCTATCTGGTGATTGGCGTGTCAGTGATCGGCAATCTGATCGCGATCTTTGTCTTTCCCGAAAACAAACGCCTTAGCGAAGTCGAAAACCTGATGATGGTGATGTTCGACCTGCTGCAACTGGCGGTATTGCTGTTTCTGACGGGCGGGCTGCACAACCCCTTTGCACTGTTGATGTTGGGGCCGGTGACAACCTCTGCCGCGGTGCTGACCGCGCGGTCGGCCATCATGACAGGTGGCACCGCGATTGTTCTGGTGACGATCCTGTCACAGTACCACTTTCCCTTGCTCACCGATCAGGGGGCCATTCTGCGCATACCGGACATCTTTGTGTTCGGCCAATGGACCGCGCTGGTGATTGCGATCATATTCATCGGTGCCTATTCGCGGCGGGTGACATCGGAAATGGATTCAATGTCCGATGCGCTGTCTGCCACGCAAATGGCGCTGGCACGCGAGCAAAAGCTGACGGATCTGGCCGGTGTGGTGGCCGCAGCCGCACATGAACTGGGCACACCACTTGCAACCATCAAACTGGCCAGCGCCGAGCTGATAGAAGAACTGGAAGACCCCGAACTGCGCGAGGATGCCATGCTGATCCGTGATCAGGCCGATCGCTGCCGTGACATCCTGCGGGACATGGGGCACGCAGGCAAAGACGACCTGCATTTGCGGCAAGCCCCGCTGATGTCCGTCATCTCCGAGGCCGCCGAGCCGCACAGTCATCGCGGCAAGCACATCCATTACACGCATGATCCGGACGCCGGAGACGAAATTGATCAACCGTCGATCCTGCGCAAACCCGAAATCATCCACGGTCTGCGCAACCTGATACAGAACGCAGTGGATTTCGCGGCGGCCAATGTCTGGATCGAGGCGCACTGGACCGACAGCACAATCACTCTCAGAATCATGGACGACGGGCCCGGATATCCTCCGCAAATGCTGGGCCGGATCGGCGATCCTTTTGTAAAGCGGCGCCGATCCGTGGCAGACAGACAGACGCGTCCGGCCTATGACGGCATGGGCTTGGGTCTGTTCATCGCCAAAACTCTTCTGGAAAGATCAGGGGCCGAACTGAACTTTGAAAACGGCTCGGATCCGTACACCGCGCAGCGCCAAATACGTCAAACGCAGTTGGGTGCCATTGTCGAAGTCGTGTGGAAACGCAATCTGATCGAAGCACCGGCGGCAAAATTGGGGCCGAACATACGATTTTCCGTTTGA
- a CDS encoding SCO family protein, producing the protein MTRLFSILAAVAVVAVVGGTFLFTRMGADDRFAECRGSAVAGGAGQIGGPFELVNGKGETVTDKDVITEPSLVYFGYTFCPDVCPFDVARNSDALDVLADRGISAAGVFISIDPARDTPEVVGEYADAMHEKMIGLTGSPEQVKAASQAYKTYYKAHPADDDLYLVDHSTFTYLVLPETGFVDFFRREVSPEEMADRVQCFVDHS; encoded by the coding sequence ATGACCCGCCTTTTCTCCATTCTTGCTGCTGTTGCGGTTGTTGCCGTGGTCGGCGGCACCTTTCTTTTTACCCGCATGGGTGCGGACGACCGGTTTGCCGAATGTCGCGGCAGTGCGGTTGCTGGCGGCGCAGGCCAGATTGGCGGCCCTTTCGAGCTGGTGAATGGTAAGGGCGAGACGGTCACCGATAAGGATGTGATTACCGAACCGTCGCTAGTTTACTTTGGCTATACCTTCTGTCCTGACGTCTGCCCCTTTGATGTGGCCCGCAATTCCGATGCGCTGGACGTTTTGGCAGACAGGGGAATTTCAGCCGCGGGGGTATTCATCTCGATCGACCCTGCGCGCGATACGCCGGAAGTTGTGGGCGAATATGCCGATGCGATGCATGAAAAAATGATTGGTCTGACCGGATCCCCCGAACAGGTCAAAGCGGCAAGTCAGGCCTATAAAACTTACTACAAGGCGCATCCGGCTGATGATGATCTGTATCTGGTGGATCACTCGACGTTCACCTATCTGGTGCTGCCCGAAACGGGTTTTGTGGACTTTTTCCGACGCGAAGTGTCACCCGAAGAAATGGCCGACCGGGTGCAGTGCTTTGTTGATCACTCTTAG
- a CDS encoding ActR/PrrA/RegA family redox response regulator transcription factor, which yields MAEVSPEDIGEDKSLLLVDDDEPFLRRLAKAMEKRGFEIETADSVAAGRAIATARPPAYAVVDLRLEDGNGLDIVEVLRERRPDARVVVLTGYGAIATAVAAVKIGATDYLSKPADATDITNALLARGDDLPPPPENPMSADRVRWEHIQRVYELCDRNVSETARRLNMHRRTLQRILAKRSPR from the coding sequence ATGGCTGAGGTTAGCCCCGAGGATATCGGTGAAGACAAGTCGCTGCTGCTGGTGGACGATGACGAGCCTTTTCTGCGACGTCTGGCCAAAGCAATGGAAAAGCGCGGTTTCGAGATTGAAACCGCCGATTCCGTCGCTGCAGGACGTGCCATCGCCACAGCCCGGCCACCCGCCTATGCGGTGGTCGATCTGCGTCTGGAGGATGGCAACGGTCTGGACATCGTCGAGGTGCTGCGTGAACGCCGCCCCGATGCGCGGGTTGTTGTATTGACCGGGTATGGCGCAATTGCCACTGCCGTTGCTGCGGTCAAGATCGGTGCCACCGACTATCTTTCGAAACCTGCGGATGCGACCGACATCACCAACGCCCTGTTGGCGCGCGGCGATGATCTGCCCCCACCCCCCGAAAACCCGATGAGCGCGGACCGTGTGCGTTGGGAGCATATCCAGCGGGTCTATGAATTGTGCGACCGCAATGTCAGCGAAACCGCGCGACGCCTGAACATGCACCGCCGGACGTTGCAGCGCATTCTGGCGAAACGCTCGCCGCGCTGA
- a CDS encoding GNAT family N-acetyltransferase, whose amino-acid sequence MIRVRHATALDAASMAHLLNAIIETGGTTALTRPVTATDLKDWMTVDADRSAWQVALDDTEAVVGFQWVAPHAKLPPQACDVASFVQLGRTGLGIGSALFDATRKAAKDLGYDWINATIRADNEGGLTYYQSRGFRDWAIDEGVKLDSGQVVNKISKRFDLK is encoded by the coding sequence ATGATCCGCGTGCGCCATGCCACGGCGCTGGATGCCGCGTCGATGGCGCATCTGTTGAATGCGATCATTGAAACGGGCGGGACAACTGCGCTGACCCGTCCGGTGACTGCAACGGATCTGAAAGACTGGATGACTGTCGATGCCGACCGCTCGGCGTGGCAGGTGGCTCTGGACGACACCGAGGCTGTAGTCGGCTTTCAATGGGTCGCACCGCACGCGAAATTGCCACCGCAAGCCTGCGATGTTGCCAGCTTTGTGCAATTGGGGCGCACCGGTCTGGGTATCGGGTCGGCGCTGTTCGATGCGACGCGCAAGGCGGCCAAGGATCTGGGTTATGACTGGATCAACGCCACCATCCGCGCCGACAACGAGGGTGGTCTGACCTATTACCAAAGCCGCGGCTTTCGCGACTGGGCCATTGACGAAGGCGTAAAGCTGGACAGCGGTCAAGTGGTCAACAAGATCAGCAAGCGCTTCGATCTGAAATAG
- a CDS encoding HD domain-containing protein, which translates to MARASKTAPRAWQRMLSGRRLDLLDPTPVDIEIEDIAHGLAFVARWNGQTRGDYAYSVAEHSLLVETIYGRIAPNAPVKWRLAALLHDAPEYVIGDMISPVKAAIGPRYGVLDERLEAAVHLRFGLPAKVPVAVKKQIKKADTVSAWMEATEIAGFSKTEADKIFGKPDPTLMDGLSIVLRPPVETRAEFTARHTELLGLLP; encoded by the coding sequence ATGGCACGCGCATCAAAGACAGCACCCAGAGCCTGGCAAAGGATGCTTTCGGGGCGGCGTCTGGACCTGCTGGATCCGACCCCAGTGGACATCGAAATTGAGGACATTGCGCACGGACTGGCCTTTGTCGCGCGATGGAACGGGCAGACGCGGGGCGATTATGCTTACTCGGTCGCCGAGCACTCATTGCTGGTCGAAACCATCTATGGCCGCATCGCCCCGAACGCCCCTGTGAAATGGCGTCTGGCGGCGTTGCTGCATGATGCGCCCGAATATGTGATTGGCGACATGATCTCGCCGGTGAAGGCAGCCATCGGGCCAAGATATGGCGTGCTGGACGAACGGTTGGAGGCGGCAGTGCATCTGCGCTTTGGACTGCCAGCCAAGGTGCCTGTGGCCGTGAAAAAGCAGATCAAAAAGGCCGATACCGTCAGTGCTTGGATGGAGGCGACGGAAATCGCGGGCTTTTCCAAGACCGAAGCCGACAAGATATTTGGCAAACCTGATCCCACGCTTATGGACGGGCTGTCGATTGTCCTGCGTCCTCCCGTCGAGACGCGCGCCGAGTTTACCGCGCGTCACACCGAATTGCTGGGGCTACTGCCATGA